One window of Nocardia sp. NBC_00508 genomic DNA carries:
- the argC gene encoding N-acetyl-gamma-glutamyl-phosphate reductase, producing the protein MVDSSGGPVIRVAVAGASGYAGGEVLRLLLGHPAYRTGRLVVGALTAGSNAGATLGELQPHLLPLADRVLAPTTVAELAGHDVVFLGLPHGQSAAIAAELPGDTVVIDCGADFRLADPKAWEKYYGSPHAGSWPYGLPELPGGREKLRGATRIAVPGCYPTVASLALAPAVAAGIVEPAVHVVAVSGTSGAGRKLDVGLLGSEVMGSARAYGIAGAHRHTPEIVQNLTAAGGADVAVSFTPVLAPMPRGILATCTAPTRVDAAQARAVYEKAYADEPFVHLLPEGVLPQTGSVLGSNAVTLQVAVDADAGLLVVIGAIDNLTKGTAGAAVQSMNLALGFDETAGLSTVGVAP; encoded by the coding sequence ATGGTTGATTCCTCGGGCGGACCCGTGATCCGGGTCGCGGTTGCCGGTGCCAGCGGGTACGCCGGCGGCGAAGTGTTGCGTCTGCTGCTGGGGCATCCGGCGTACCGAACCGGGCGCCTCGTCGTCGGGGCGCTGACCGCGGGGTCGAATGCCGGAGCCACGCTGGGGGAGTTGCAGCCGCATCTGCTGCCGCTGGCCGACCGGGTGCTGGCGCCGACCACGGTCGCCGAACTGGCCGGACATGACGTGGTCTTCCTCGGACTGCCACACGGGCAATCGGCCGCCATCGCGGCGGAGTTGCCCGGGGACACGGTGGTCATCGACTGCGGCGCCGACTTCCGCCTCGCCGACCCGAAGGCCTGGGAAAAATACTACGGCAGCCCGCACGCGGGCAGCTGGCCCTACGGTTTGCCCGAGCTGCCCGGCGGCCGGGAGAAGCTGCGCGGCGCGACGCGGATCGCGGTCCCCGGCTGCTACCCGACCGTCGCCAGCCTCGCGTTGGCCCCCGCGGTCGCCGCGGGCATCGTGGAGCCCGCCGTGCACGTGGTCGCGGTGAGCGGCACGTCGGGCGCTGGCCGCAAGCTGGACGTGGGGTTGCTGGGGTCCGAGGTCATGGGTTCGGCGCGGGCCTACGGCATCGCGGGCGCGCACCGGCACACGCCGGAGATCGTGCAGAACCTGACGGCGGCGGGCGGTGCGGACGTCGCGGTGTCGTTCACCCCGGTGCTCGCGCCGATGCCGCGCGGCATCCTGGCCACCTGCACCGCGCCCACCCGCGTCGACGCGGCGCAGGCGCGCGCCGTCTACGAAAAGGCCTATGCCGACGAGCCTTTCGTGCACCTGCTGCCGGAAGGTGTTCTCCCGCAGACCGGTTCGGTTCTCGGCTCCAACGCCGTCACCCTGCAGGTGGCCGTGGACGCCGACGCCGGTCTGCTCGTGGTCATCGGCGCGATCGATAACTTGACCAAGGGCACTGCGGGCGCCGCGGTGCAATCGATGAACCTCGCCCTCGGATTCGACGAGACCGCAGGTCTTTCCACCGTAGGAGTGGCACCGTGA
- a CDS encoding ArsR/SmtB family transcription factor — protein MPTRGAELAGLAALLADRTRADICLALLDGRAWTAGELARHTGVAPSTTTEHLNRLLDGGLLIERRQGRHRYVQLAGAPVAELLEAMVAHLNPSDSAATGLRTATVAAALARGRTCYDHLAGRLGVVVTDAMTARGLLDSDGGFALTASGLDWLTGPMGVEPAALHATRRPIARPCLDWTERRVHLGGSAGAHLCRRLGELAWIKRVGTGRAVRVTVRGEAGLAEVLGIDPMALR, from the coding sequence GTGCCGACCAGAGGAGCCGAACTGGCGGGCTTGGCCGCCCTGCTCGCCGACCGCACCCGCGCCGACATCTGCCTCGCGCTGCTGGACGGGCGAGCGTGGACCGCGGGTGAACTCGCACGCCACACCGGAGTCGCGCCGTCCACCACCACCGAGCATCTCAACCGCCTGCTCGACGGCGGACTGCTGATCGAGCGTCGCCAGGGCCGCCACCGCTACGTCCAGCTGGCGGGCGCGCCGGTCGCGGAGCTGCTCGAGGCCATGGTCGCCCACCTGAACCCGTCCGACTCCGCGGCGACCGGTCTGCGCACCGCCACTGTCGCCGCCGCGCTGGCCCGCGGCCGCACCTGCTACGACCATCTCGCGGGCCGCCTCGGTGTGGTCGTCACCGACGCCATGACCGCGCGAGGCCTGCTCGACAGTGACGGGGGTTTCGCGCTCACGGCGTCGGGCCTGGACTGGCTGACCGGCCCGATGGGCGTCGAGCCCGCCGCACTGCACGCCACGCGGCGCCCGATCGCCCGGCCCTGCCTCGACTGGACCGAGCGGCGGGTCCACCTGGGCGGCTCGGCGGGCGCGCATTTGTGCCGCCGACTGGGGGAATTGGCGTGGATCAAGCGAGTCGGCACCGGACGCGCCGTGCGTGTCACCGTGCGGGGCGAAGCCGGGCTGGCGGAAGTGCTCGGCATAGACCCGATGGCGCTGCGCTGA
- a CDS encoding isocitrate lyase/PEP mutase family protein, with amino-acid sequence MTSSSALPGGPATPPMTKSEIFRHLHHRDQPLVLPNAWDFASAALLATEGFPAIGTTSLGVAAAAGLADGAGVTKAETLASAQRLSRLPVPVTVDIEGGFDERPSAVADFAEQLAACGIAGVNLEDGRAESALAAPGRQAELIAAIKGRTPELFVNARIDTYWLGLEHGSTHDRVRRYAAAGADGVFVPGVSDPARIERIVAATDLPVNVLYSATGPALATLAELGVRRVSTGSLLYRAALSAAVDTARAVLHDAPVPSDTLTYNDVQHLLPAY; translated from the coding sequence ATGACTTCGTCTTCTGCGCTGCCGGGCGGGCCCGCCACGCCCCCCATGACCAAGTCCGAGATCTTTCGCCATCTGCACCACCGTGACCAGCCCCTGGTGCTGCCGAACGCCTGGGACTTCGCCTCGGCGGCGCTGCTGGCGACCGAGGGCTTTCCGGCGATCGGCACCACCAGCCTCGGCGTGGCCGCCGCGGCGGGACTGGCCGACGGCGCGGGCGTCACCAAGGCGGAAACGCTCGCCTCGGCCCAGCGCCTGTCGCGGCTGCCGGTGCCGGTGACCGTCGACATCGAGGGCGGATTCGACGAAAGACCCAGCGCGGTGGCCGATTTCGCCGAGCAGCTCGCGGCGTGTGGTATCGCGGGCGTGAACCTCGAGGACGGCCGCGCGGAATCCGCCCTGGCCGCACCCGGTCGTCAGGCCGAACTGATCGCCGCGATCAAGGGCCGCACGCCGGAGTTGTTCGTCAACGCTCGCATCGACACCTACTGGCTCGGCCTCGAGCACGGCTCCACGCACGACCGCGTACGACGGTACGCCGCGGCGGGCGCCGACGGCGTCTTCGTTCCAGGCGTGAGCGACCCGGCCCGGATCGAGCGGATCGTCGCGGCGACCGACCTGCCGGTCAACGTCCTGTATTCGGCCACCGGCCCGGCCCTCGCGACGCTGGCCGAACTCGGTGTCCGCCGGGTCAGCACCGGCTCGCTGCTCTACCGTGCGGCGTTGTCGGCCGCCGTGGACACCGCGCGCGCCGTCCTGCACGACGCGCCCGTGCCGTCGGACACACTCACGTACAACGACGTCCAGCATCTACTGCCCGCTTACTGA
- a CDS encoding pyridoxamine 5'-phosphate oxidase family protein, with protein sequence MTTWSRFTEEAPHVAEIFRRRHRAAGNLCMLGTLRSDGSPRISPVEPRIFEEFLVIAGMPGTTKFRDLARDPRFCLHTATVDTNVSDGDAKLFGTVVDLPDRDVHARFAQQLFDESGFDIRGQEFDHFYVADLTGASTVEVVENRLDITIWKPGEGERVVHKQ encoded by the coding sequence ATGACCACTTGGAGCCGATTCACCGAAGAAGCGCCGCACGTCGCCGAGATCTTCCGGCGCAGACACCGTGCCGCGGGCAACCTCTGCATGCTCGGCACGCTCCGTTCCGACGGATCCCCGCGGATCAGTCCGGTCGAGCCGCGGATCTTCGAGGAGTTCCTCGTGATCGCGGGCATGCCGGGGACGACCAAGTTCCGCGATCTGGCCCGTGATCCGCGCTTCTGCCTGCACACCGCCACCGTCGACACGAACGTGTCCGACGGCGACGCCAAACTCTTCGGCACCGTCGTCGATCTGCCCGACCGGGACGTGCACGCCCGTTTCGCGCAGCAGCTGTTCGACGAGAGCGGTTTCGACATCCGCGGCCAGGAATTCGACCATTTCTACGTCGCCGATCTCACCGGCGCCTCGACTGTTGAGGTCGTCGAGAACCGCCTCGACATCACGATCTGGAAGCCGGGCGAGGGCGAGCGCGTGGTCCACAAGCAGTGA
- a CDS encoding helix-turn-helix transcriptional regulator translates to MRASRLVQLLLLLQTRGRRTAPELARELEVSVRTVYRDIEALSAAGVPVYSEPGRAGGVRLVDGYRTRLTGLTTEEADAVLLTGLPGAAADLGLGTVLATAQLKVLAALPPELRGRATRIAERVHVDAPGWFHRPDETPTLATVADALWHDRRLGVRYGRKDKVVERLLDPLGLVLKAGTWYLVAREGSSLRSYRVGRILAAEPTGETFIRPAEFDLREHWADAADDFARSMLRVRARCRIAATHLRLLRLMNDPAAVAEALASAGPPDAEGCVEVVVPSESYEVLAHGLLPLGEFVEVLEPPQLRAQLAATAAAMHARYSGG, encoded by the coding sequence ATGCGGGCGAGCCGATTGGTGCAACTGCTGTTGCTGCTGCAGACGCGCGGGCGGCGGACGGCGCCGGAACTGGCCAGGGAGCTGGAGGTGTCGGTGCGCACCGTGTACCGCGATATCGAGGCGCTCTCGGCGGCGGGCGTCCCGGTGTACAGCGAGCCGGGCCGGGCGGGCGGGGTACGGCTGGTCGACGGCTACCGGACCCGGCTCACCGGCCTGACCACCGAGGAGGCCGACGCGGTACTGCTGACCGGATTGCCCGGCGCCGCCGCCGATCTCGGGCTCGGCACCGTGCTGGCCACCGCACAGCTGAAGGTGCTCGCCGCGCTGCCGCCCGAACTGCGCGGGCGCGCTACGCGCATCGCCGAGCGGGTACACGTCGACGCACCGGGCTGGTTCCACCGGCCCGACGAGACGCCGACGCTCGCGACCGTCGCCGACGCGCTCTGGCACGACCGTAGGCTGGGCGTGCGCTACGGCCGCAAGGACAAGGTGGTCGAACGCCTGCTCGACCCGCTCGGCTTGGTCCTCAAAGCGGGCACCTGGTATCTGGTCGCCCGCGAGGGTTCGTCGCTGCGCTCCTATCGGGTGGGGCGCATCCTCGCCGCCGAGCCGACCGGCGAAACCTTCATTCGCCCTGCGGAATTCGACTTGCGGGAACACTGGGCCGACGCCGCCGACGATTTCGCGCGCTCGATGCTGCGCGTCCGAGCGCGCTGCCGGATCGCCGCCACCCATCTGCGGCTGCTGCGCCTGATGAACGATCCGGCAGCGGTCGCGGAGGCGCTGGCCTCCGCGGGACCGCCCGATGCCGAAGGGTGCGTGGAAGTAGTCGTGCCCTCGGAGTCCTACGAGGTGCTCGCCCACGGCCTTCTTCCCCTCGGCGAGTTCGTCGAAGTGCTGGAACCGCCGCAACTGCGGGCGCAGCTCGCGGCGACAGCCGCCGCCATGCACGCGCGTTATTCCGGCGGGTAG
- a CDS encoding helix-turn-helix transcriptional regulator, with translation MLETSARLLKLLALLQTHRDWTGADLAARLGVTGRTVRRDIDRLRELGYPVHATRGAAGYRLGAGAALPPLLLDDDEAVAVAVGLRSATGTVTGLEEASLRASTKLEQVLPPRLRHRVRTLRGATLRVAPPAAQVHPDTLMAIAETCQRHERLRFDYRAHSGEPSLRTVEPHTLVHFSRHWYLVAWDVDRADWRTFRVDRITPRIPTGPRFAPREPPEGDVAAYLSMRLSARAWPHQATVLLHRSAEDAADRVWPGMGVLEAVDDHSCHLHVGAESPEQLVWMITSVDLDFTLLAGPQELVTALRAQAARCDRALRDFAGSDRHGSLPM, from the coding sequence ATGCTGGAAACCTCGGCCCGCCTGCTCAAACTGCTGGCCCTGCTGCAGACCCACCGCGACTGGACCGGCGCCGACCTGGCCGCGCGGCTCGGCGTCACCGGGCGAACCGTGCGCCGCGACATCGACCGGCTGCGCGAACTCGGCTACCCGGTCCACGCGACCCGAGGCGCCGCGGGCTACCGGCTGGGCGCGGGCGCCGCGCTGCCGCCCTTGCTCCTCGACGACGACGAGGCGGTCGCGGTGGCGGTCGGACTGCGCAGCGCTACCGGCACCGTGACCGGTCTCGAGGAGGCGTCGCTGCGCGCCTCGACCAAGCTGGAGCAGGTGCTGCCGCCCCGGTTGCGGCATCGCGTCCGCACGCTGCGCGGCGCCACCCTGCGCGTCGCCCCGCCAGCGGCGCAGGTCCATCCGGACACGCTCATGGCCATCGCCGAGACCTGCCAGCGGCACGAACGCCTGCGCTTCGACTACCGCGCACACAGCGGCGAGCCCAGCCTGCGCACCGTCGAGCCGCACACGCTCGTGCATTTCAGCAGGCACTGGTACCTGGTCGCCTGGGACGTCGACCGCGCCGACTGGCGCACTTTCCGGGTCGACCGGATCACCCCGCGCATCCCGACCGGCCCTCGTTTCGCGCCGCGTGAACCACCGGAAGGCGATGTCGCGGCCTATCTTTCGATGCGTTTGTCGGCCCGTGCGTGGCCGCATCAGGCGACGGTGCTGCTGCACCGATCCGCCGAGGACGCCGCCGATCGGGTGTGGCCGGGCATGGGCGTCCTGGAAGCCGTCGACGACCACAGCTGCCACCTGCACGTCGGCGCCGAGTCGCCGGAGCAGCTGGTATGGATGATCACTTCGGTCGACCTGGACTTCACGCTGCTCGCCGGGCCGCAGGAACTCGTCACCGCCCTCCGCGCTCAGGCCGCCCGCTGCGATCGCGCTCTGCGTGACTTCGCCGGATCGGATCGGCACGGATCACTACCGATGTAG
- a CDS encoding TetR/AcrR family transcriptional regulator, with protein MSSKRELVLDAAIDLLGSRGTRALTHRAVDEVAGMPAGSASNYFRTRESLLTGIAERLEARDYADWEALNRQPTPRTIDELIDGIAAFVVHAVHTDRVRTLARYALFLEAQTMPAVRETVRRGHRRLTDWAATLLAGVGGDRSATHILVGQFDGIILHQLVNPAPDFDPRPELERLVRALIGGAAG; from the coding sequence GTGTCCAGCAAGCGTGAACTCGTCTTGGACGCGGCGATCGACCTCTTGGGATCCCGCGGCACCCGCGCGCTCACGCACCGCGCGGTCGATGAGGTCGCGGGCATGCCCGCCGGGTCGGCCTCCAACTACTTCCGCACCCGCGAGTCGCTCTTGACCGGCATCGCCGAGCGGCTGGAAGCCCGCGACTACGCGGACTGGGAGGCGCTCAACCGGCAACCCACGCCCCGCACCATCGATGAACTCATCGACGGCATTGCCGCTTTCGTCGTGCACGCGGTGCACACCGACCGCGTGCGGACGCTGGCCAGGTATGCCCTGTTCTTGGAGGCGCAAACGATGCCAGCGGTCCGCGAGACCGTGCGACGCGGGCACCGGCGACTGACCGACTGGGCCGCCACCCTGCTGGCGGGCGTCGGCGGCGACCGGTCGGCCACGCACATCCTCGTCGGCCAGTTCGACGGAATCATCCTGCACCAGCTGGTGAACCCGGCGCCGGACTTCGATCCACGCCCGGAGCTGGAGCGGTTGGTGCGCGCGCTGATCGGCGGCGCGGCCGGCTGA
- the ppc gene encoding phosphoenolpyruvate carboxylase, with protein sequence MGESTIDTAQDATRPLRDDIRFLGGVLGDTIRDHEGPEVFDLIERVRIEAFRVRREEVGRSAVAEMLDGVDIAVALPLIRAFSYFVLLANLAEDIQRDRRRAAHETAGEPPQDSSLAATYRKLDAAALDGDRVADLLADALVSPVITAHPTETRRRTVFDAQARITELMRRRQRYAESERERADLESRIRRQVLSLWRTALIRLARLRIQDEISVGLRYYDLTLFDVIPAINAELRAALRSRWPGVELLPRPILRPGSWIGGDRDGNPYVTADVVRQAAHRAAGVAFERYLHELVELEKTLSLSARLVPVTPEVAALAETGYPDPATHADEPYRRALHHIRARLTAAAQAALGEVPPNGLDMGARPYPTPQAALDDLDAVDVSLRRSGDDLLADDRLAALRYALETFGFHLQGLDMRQNSEVHEQVVAELLAWAGVHSDYASLPEPRRVELLTAELRTRRPLLGPHARLSELAAKELDIVRAARDVVETLGAEAVPNYIISMCTSVSDLLEAALLLKEGGLLDPGEPDGPPSCPVGIVPLFETIEDLGAGAATLSAALEVPVYRELVAAQGMRQEVMLGYSDSNKDGGYLAANWALYRAELDLVEVARKTGIRLRLFHGRGGTVGRGGGRSYDAILAQPVGAVRGSLRLTEQGEVIAAKYAEPGAAHRNLESLLAGTLESTLLDVEGLGPDAEPSYAIMDDLAARARAAYARLVHETPGFVEYFRQSTPVAEVGDLNIGSRPASRKPTSSVADLRAIPWVMSWSQARVMLPGWYGTGAALEEWIGGDPERLATLADLYRRWPFFRTVLSNLAQVMAKSDLDIAARYAALVDDVALREQIFGMIREEHARTIRMHAAITGNDHLLADNPSLAESIHNRFPYLEPLNQMQVDLLRRLRAGDDSELVKRGILLTMNGLATALRNSG encoded by the coding sequence ATGGGCGAATCGACGATCGACACCGCACAGGACGCCACCCGGCCGCTGCGCGACGACATCCGGTTCCTCGGTGGCGTGCTCGGCGACACCATCCGCGACCACGAGGGGCCGGAGGTCTTCGACCTCATCGAGCGGGTGCGCATCGAGGCATTCCGGGTGCGCCGCGAGGAGGTCGGGCGTAGCGCGGTCGCGGAGATGCTGGACGGCGTCGACATCGCGGTGGCCCTCCCGCTCATCCGTGCGTTCAGCTATTTCGTCCTGCTGGCCAACCTGGCCGAGGACATCCAGCGCGACCGTCGCCGCGCCGCGCACGAGACGGCCGGTGAACCGCCGCAGGATTCGTCGCTCGCGGCCACCTACCGCAAGCTGGATGCGGCGGCGCTGGACGGCGACCGGGTCGCCGATCTGCTGGCCGACGCGCTGGTGTCGCCGGTGATCACCGCGCACCCGACGGAGACTCGGCGCCGCACCGTCTTCGACGCGCAGGCCCGGATCACCGAGTTGATGCGCCGCCGTCAGCGCTACGCCGAGAGCGAGCGTGAGCGCGCCGATCTCGAGTCGCGGATCCGTCGCCAGGTGCTCAGTCTGTGGCGCACCGCGCTGATCCGCTTGGCCCGCTTGCGCATCCAAGACGAGATCTCGGTGGGCTTGCGTTACTACGACCTCACCCTCTTCGACGTGATCCCTGCGATAAACGCCGAGTTGCGCGCCGCGCTGCGCTCGCGCTGGCCCGGTGTCGAGCTGCTGCCGCGCCCGATCCTGCGTCCCGGGTCGTGGATCGGCGGCGACCGGGACGGGAACCCGTACGTCACCGCCGATGTCGTGCGCCAGGCCGCCCACCGCGCCGCGGGTGTCGCCTTCGAGCGCTATTTGCACGAGCTGGTCGAGTTGGAGAAGACGCTGTCGTTGTCGGCCCGGCTCGTCCCGGTGACGCCCGAGGTGGCCGCGCTCGCCGAGACCGGATACCCCGATCCGGCCACGCACGCCGACGAGCCGTATCGCCGTGCGCTGCACCATATTCGCGCTCGACTGACCGCCGCCGCGCAGGCCGCGCTCGGGGAGGTTCCGCCGAACGGCCTGGATATGGGGGCGCGGCCCTACCCGACACCCCAGGCGGCCCTCGACGACCTCGACGCCGTGGACGTGTCGCTGCGGCGCAGCGGCGACGACCTGCTCGCCGACGACCGCCTCGCCGCGCTGCGCTACGCGCTGGAGACGTTCGGTTTTCACCTGCAGGGGCTGGACATGCGGCAGAACTCCGAGGTGCACGAGCAGGTGGTCGCGGAGCTGCTGGCCTGGGCGGGAGTGCACTCGGATTACGCGAGTCTGCCGGAGCCGCGGCGGGTGGAGCTGCTCACGGCCGAGTTGCGCACCCGCCGTCCGCTGCTCGGTCCGCACGCGCGCCTGAGCGAACTGGCCGCGAAGGAACTCGACATCGTCCGCGCCGCACGGGATGTGGTGGAAACGCTCGGCGCGGAGGCGGTGCCGAACTACATCATCAGCATGTGCACGTCGGTCAGCGACCTGCTGGAAGCCGCCCTGCTGCTGAAGGAGGGCGGGCTGCTCGACCCGGGCGAGCCGGACGGGCCGCCGAGCTGCCCGGTGGGCATCGTGCCGCTCTTCGAGACCATCGAGGATCTCGGCGCCGGGGCGGCCACGCTGTCCGCGGCGCTGGAGGTTCCGGTCTATCGGGAGCTGGTGGCGGCACAGGGCATGCGCCAGGAAGTGATGCTCGGCTACTCCGACTCCAACAAGGACGGCGGCTACCTCGCCGCCAACTGGGCGTTGTACCGGGCGGAGCTGGATCTGGTGGAGGTGGCCCGCAAGACCGGAATCCGGTTGCGGCTGTTCCACGGTCGCGGCGGCACGGTCGGCCGCGGCGGTGGCCGCAGCTACGACGCGATCCTCGCCCAGCCGGTCGGCGCGGTGCGCGGCTCGCTGCGGCTCACCGAACAGGGCGAGGTGATCGCCGCCAAGTACGCCGAGCCCGGTGCGGCGCACCGCAACCTGGAGTCGTTGCTCGCGGGCACCCTGGAGTCGACACTGCTGGACGTGGAGGGCCTCGGCCCCGATGCCGAACCGTCCTACGCGATCATGGACGATCTGGCGGCCCGCGCCCGTGCGGCATACGCGCGGCTGGTGCACGAAACCCCAGGATTCGTCGAGTATTTCCGCCAATCGACGCCCGTCGCCGAGGTCGGCGACCTGAACATCGGCAGCAGGCCCGCGTCGCGGAAGCCGACCAGCTCGGTCGCCGACCTGCGGGCCATCCCGTGGGTGATGTCGTGGAGCCAGGCGCGGGTGATGCTGCCCGGGTGGTACGGCACCGGGGCCGCGCTGGAGGAGTGGATCGGCGGCGACCCGGAGCGTTTGGCGACTCTGGCGGATCTGTACCGCCGCTGGCCGTTCTTCCGGACGGTGCTGTCCAATCTGGCCCAGGTGATGGCCAAGAGCGATCTGGACATCGCCGCCCGCTACGCCGCACTCGTCGACGACGTGGCGCTGCGGGAACAGATCTTCGGCATGATCCGCGAGGAGCACGCCCGGACCATCCGCATGCACGCCGCCATCACCGGCAACGATCACCTGCTGGCCGACAATCCCTCGCTGGCCGAGTCCATCCACAACCGCTTCCCGTATCTGGAACCGCTCAACCAGATGCAGGTGGACCTGCTGCGCCGCCTGCGTGCGGGTGACGACTCGGAATTGGTCAAACGCGGAATACTCCTGACGATGAACGGCTTGGCCACCGCCTTGCGCAACTCGGGCTGA
- a CDS encoding AAA family ATPase, translated as MLTTLAVENYRSLRRLVVPLAGLNVVTGANGSGKSSLYRTLRLLANFARNGAVAALAREGGLGSTLWAGSESVGDAVLRSVPPGLRVGFAGDDFGYAAELGMPPRDRKSMFNLDPEIKAEAVWAGPVLRPATLLAERAGRVVRLREDNGEWGMVPHALQPFDSMLSELADPQSAPDLLLVRERIRSWRFYDHLRTDADAPARAPQVGTRTLVLGHDGADLAAALQTIREIGDAQALAQAVDRAFPGSEIAILDRDGRFELALRQPGLLRPLGGAELSDGTLRYLLLVAALLTPRPPELFVFNEPETSLHPELLAPLAELIATVAVDTQVIVVTHAQPLVVALDGSAARPRTVELVKRDGATTITGQGMLDQPPWYWPKH; from the coding sequence ATGCTCACAACCCTGGCCGTCGAGAACTATCGGTCGCTGCGGCGGTTGGTGGTGCCGTTGGCCGGGCTGAACGTGGTGACCGGGGCCAATGGGAGCGGCAAGTCGAGCCTCTACCGGACGCTGCGGCTGCTGGCCAACTTCGCGCGCAACGGGGCGGTGGCGGCGTTGGCGCGCGAAGGCGGACTCGGCTCGACGCTGTGGGCGGGGAGCGAGAGCGTGGGCGATGCCGTACTGCGCAGCGTCCCACCTGGGCTGCGGGTCGGGTTCGCGGGCGACGACTTCGGCTACGCGGCCGAACTCGGCATGCCGCCGCGGGACCGGAAATCGATGTTCAACCTCGACCCGGAGATCAAGGCGGAGGCGGTCTGGGCGGGACCGGTATTGCGGCCCGCAACGCTGCTGGCCGAGCGGGCCGGACGGGTGGTGCGCCTACGGGAGGACAACGGCGAGTGGGGAATGGTCCCGCACGCGCTGCAACCATTCGACAGCATGCTCAGCGAACTGGCCGACCCGCAGAGCGCGCCGGATCTGCTGCTGGTGCGGGAACGGATTCGTTCCTGGCGGTTCTACGACCACTTGCGCACCGACGCCGACGCACCCGCCCGCGCACCCCAGGTGGGCACCCGCACCCTGGTTCTCGGCCACGACGGTGCGGATCTCGCCGCGGCATTGCAGACGATCCGGGAGATCGGCGACGCGCAGGCGTTGGCGCAAGCCGTCGACCGCGCCTTCCCCGGCAGTGAGATCGCGATCCTGGATCGGGACGGCCGATTCGAGCTGGCGCTGCGCCAGCCCGGCTTGCTGCGACCGCTGGGTGGCGCGGAACTGTCCGACGGCACCTTGCGGTATCTGCTGCTGGTGGCCGCACTGCTCACCCCGCGCCCGCCGGAGCTGTTCGTCTTCAATGAGCCCGAGACCAGCCTGCACCCCGAGTTGCTCGCGCCGCTGGCCGAACTCATCGCAACGGTCGCGGTGGACACCCAGGTCATCGTGGTCACGCACGCACAGCCGCTGGTTGTGGCGCTGGACGGCAGCGCCGCCCGGCCGCGCACGGTAGAGCTGGTCAAGCGGGACGGCGCCACCACCATCACGGGGCAAGGCATGCTCGACCAACCCCCGTGGTACTGGCCGAAGCACTGA
- a CDS encoding GTP-binding protein, which yields MRTPTMPSSVKIVVSGGFGVGKTTFIGAISEIEPLATEAAMTEMAVGVDDPGHQDKTQTTVALDFGRITLDHSLILYLFGTPGQDRFVFLWDDLVDGALGAVIVVDTGRVDDCYPVLDYFEERGTPFVVAVNRFEGSAHFDLDEVREALELEPCIPVLECDARQRDSVKNVLVSLLEQVLLHRTDDIPARDAG from the coding sequence ATGCGAACGCCGACCATGCCGTCCTCGGTGAAGATCGTGGTCAGCGGCGGGTTCGGGGTCGGGAAGACGACATTCATCGGTGCCATCTCCGAAATCGAGCCGCTGGCGACGGAAGCGGCGATGACCGAAATGGCCGTCGGCGTGGACGATCCGGGACACCAGGACAAGACGCAGACCACGGTCGCCCTCGACTTCGGCCGCATCACCCTGGACCACTCGCTGATTCTGTACCTGTTCGGCACACCGGGACAGGACCGATTCGTATTCCTCTGGGACGACTTGGTCGACGGCGCGCTCGGCGCGGTGATCGTGGTGGACACCGGCCGCGTCGACGACTGCTATCCGGTACTGGACTACTTCGAGGAACGCGGCACGCCCTTCGTCGTCGCGGTCAACCGCTTCGAGGGCAGCGCCCACTTCGACCTCGACGAGGTCCGCGAGGCGCTCGAACTGGAGCCGTGCATTCCGGTGCTGGAATGCGACGCCAGGCAACGCGATTCGGTCAAGAACGTGCTGGTTTCGCTGCTCGAGCAGGTGCTGCTGCATCGCACGGACGACATCCCGGCCCGGGACGCGGGCTGA
- a CDS encoding DUF742 domain-containing protein, with protein MRQPEPPRLPDPRMISVQGTYGGFGRPPDRPADESAGGDERFVRPFVVTAGRTTPLLDGLRIETLVRAEPGALSAPLRFEQHTLVRLCQQPHSIAEIGTALRVPIGVAKVVVSDLAATGHVTVRAADQLTAAAIERIRDLVRAL; from the coding sequence ATGAGACAGCCAGAGCCACCTCGGCTGCCGGACCCGCGCATGATCTCGGTGCAGGGGACCTACGGCGGGTTCGGCAGGCCGCCGGACCGCCCTGCGGACGAATCAGCCGGCGGCGACGAGCGATTCGTGCGCCCTTTCGTCGTCACCGCCGGACGCACCACCCCGCTGCTGGACGGACTGCGGATAGAGACGCTGGTGCGGGCGGAGCCGGGTGCGCTGTCCGCACCGCTGCGCTTCGAGCAGCACACCCTCGTGCGGCTGTGTCAGCAACCGCACTCCATCGCCGAGATCGGGACCGCGCTGCGCGTTCCGATCGGGGTCGCGAAGGTCGTCGTCAGCGACCTGGCCGCCACCGGACACGTGACCGTGCGCGCCGCCGACCAGCTCACCGCCGCTGCCATCGAGAGGATCAGGGACCTTGTCCGGGCACTCTGA